The following coding sequences are from one Neovison vison isolate M4711 chromosome X, ASM_NN_V1, whole genome shotgun sequence window:
- the LOC122897340 gene encoding granulocyte-macrophage colony-stimulating factor receptor subunit alpha-like isoform X2 yields the protein MSERRETEKENRWPEQSPVRWGFPHPSGNPMRLLAITILFFMLLDTMLLQTLAHQDLPSAERVPRLNMKFDSWRMKLSWDCEENTTYLECVMIHKENGPITIIPQEKECHCEFSDYSLHDGVTLMVKVNSTQRPIPETLVYANSGGNGTAAQNFSCFIYNANFMNCSWAKGQAAPDDVQYFLYIRDSRKRRERECPHYIEDSGTHVGCHLEDLSGLTNYNYFLVNGTSQRTGVQFFDSVLSWKKIEIYSPPNNISVFCNASHCLIYWEKPKTRYRLSNMEFKYQLDIQRKSNKENSENQLIEVPGNLENSYNFPSPEPRPKHTVKIRTSDARIQKWGAWSQPIEFGSEETAPSLVPIYALVVLGTLITVLTLGCLLKRFLASQTLFPPIPRIKDKWTDGHRPDQQVIWENFTLDTEKGDNEEILTVQEVPVAPARVGTA from the exons ATGTCGGAGCGCCgggaaactgagaaagaaaacaggtgGCCAGAGCAGAGCCCGGTGCGGTGGG GTTTTCCTCATCCTTCGGGCAACCCCATGCGACTCCTGGCCATAACCATCCTGTTCTTCATGCTGCTGGACACAATGCTCCTCCAGACTCTGGCGCATCAGG ATCTTCCAAGTGCGGAAAGGGTCCCCCGTCTAAATATGAAGTTTGATTCTTGGAGAATGAAACTGAGTTGGGACTGCGAAGAAAACACTACCTACCTCGAATGTGTGATGATTCACAAGGAGAATGGACCAATCACCATAATA CCCCAGGAGAAAGAATGTCATTGCGAGTTTTCGGATTATTCTCTCCATGATGGAGTCACGCTTATGGTTAAAGTAAATAGCACCCAAAGACCGATTCCAGAAACACTGGTCTACGCTAACTCAG GTGGGAATGGCACAGCTGCCCAGAATTTCTCCTGCTTTATCTACAATGCAAACTTCATGAACTGCAGTTGGGCAAAGGGTCAGGCTGCCCCTGATGATGTCcaatattttttgtatataagaGACTCGAG gaaaagaagggaaagagagtgtCCTCATTACATAGAAGACTCGGGAACCCATGTGGGATGTCACCTGGAAGACCTCTCGGGATTAACTAACTACAATTACTTCCTGGTGAACGGTACCAGCCAAAGGACGGGGGTCCAGTTCTTTGATTCGGTTCTGTCATGGAAGAAAATCG AAATATATAGCCCACCCAACAACATCAGCGTGTTCTGCAATGCGTCCCACTGCCTGATCTATTGGGAAAAGCCCAAGACCCGATACAGGCTGTCCAACATGGAGTTCAAATACCAGCTGGACATTCAGAGAAAG agcaATAAGGAAAACAGCGAGAATCAACTG ATTGAGGTGCCTGGTAATTTGGAGAATAGCTACAACTTCCCAAGTCCGGAGCCCAGACCCAAGCATACTGTGAAAATAAGGACCTCGGACGCACGGATCcagaagtggggtgcctggagCCAGCCCATTGAGTTTG GCTCCGAGGAAACCGCGCCCAGCCTTGTGCCCATCTACGCCCTGGTGGTCCTGGGGACCCTCATCACGGTCCTGACCCTCGGCTGCCTGTTGAAAAG GTTCCTCGCATCACAGACTTTATTCCCACCGATCCCGCGCATCAAAGACAAGTGGACGGACGGCCATCGGCCTGACCAGCAG
- the LOC122897340 gene encoding granulocyte-macrophage colony-stimulating factor receptor subunit alpha-like isoform X3 encodes MSERRETEKENRWPEQSPVRWGFPHPSGNPMRLLAITILFFMLLDTMLLQTLAHQDLPSAERVPRLNMKFDSWRMKLSWDCEENTTYLECVMIHKENGPITIIPQEKECHCEFSDYSLHDGVTLMVKVNSTQRPIPETLVYANSGGNGTAAQNFSCFIYNANFMNCSWAKGQAAPDDVQYFLYIRDSRKRRERECPHYIEDSGTHVGCHLEDLSGLTNYNYFLVNGTSQRTGVQFFDSVLSWKKIEIYSPPNNISVFCNASHCLIYWEKPKTRYRLSNMEFKYQLDIQRKSNKENSENQLIEVPGNLENSYNFPSPEPRPKHTVKIRTSDARIQKLRGNRAQPCAHLRPGGPGDPHHGPDPRLPVEKVPRITDFIPTDPAHQRQVDGRPSA; translated from the exons ATGTCGGAGCGCCgggaaactgagaaagaaaacaggtgGCCAGAGCAGAGCCCGGTGCGGTGGG GTTTTCCTCATCCTTCGGGCAACCCCATGCGACTCCTGGCCATAACCATCCTGTTCTTCATGCTGCTGGACACAATGCTCCTCCAGACTCTGGCGCATCAGG ATCTTCCAAGTGCGGAAAGGGTCCCCCGTCTAAATATGAAGTTTGATTCTTGGAGAATGAAACTGAGTTGGGACTGCGAAGAAAACACTACCTACCTCGAATGTGTGATGATTCACAAGGAGAATGGACCAATCACCATAATA CCCCAGGAGAAAGAATGTCATTGCGAGTTTTCGGATTATTCTCTCCATGATGGAGTCACGCTTATGGTTAAAGTAAATAGCACCCAAAGACCGATTCCAGAAACACTGGTCTACGCTAACTCAG GTGGGAATGGCACAGCTGCCCAGAATTTCTCCTGCTTTATCTACAATGCAAACTTCATGAACTGCAGTTGGGCAAAGGGTCAGGCTGCCCCTGATGATGTCcaatattttttgtatataagaGACTCGAG gaaaagaagggaaagagagtgtCCTCATTACATAGAAGACTCGGGAACCCATGTGGGATGTCACCTGGAAGACCTCTCGGGATTAACTAACTACAATTACTTCCTGGTGAACGGTACCAGCCAAAGGACGGGGGTCCAGTTCTTTGATTCGGTTCTGTCATGGAAGAAAATCG AAATATATAGCCCACCCAACAACATCAGCGTGTTCTGCAATGCGTCCCACTGCCTGATCTATTGGGAAAAGCCCAAGACCCGATACAGGCTGTCCAACATGGAGTTCAAATACCAGCTGGACATTCAGAGAAAG agcaATAAGGAAAACAGCGAGAATCAACTG ATTGAGGTGCCTGGTAATTTGGAGAATAGCTACAACTTCCCAAGTCCGGAGCCCAGACCCAAGCATACTGTGAAAATAAGGACCTCGGACGCACGGATCcagaa GCTCCGAGGAAACCGCGCCCAGCCTTGTGCCCATCTACGCCCTGGTGGTCCTGGGGACCCTCATCACGGTCCTGACCCTCGGCTGCCTGTTGAAAAG GTTCCTCGCATCACAGACTTTATTCCCACCGATCCCGCGCATCAAAGACAAGTGGACGGACGGCCATCGGCCTGA
- the LOC122897340 gene encoding granulocyte-macrophage colony-stimulating factor receptor subunit alpha-like isoform X1: MSERRETEKENRWPEQSPVRWGFPHPSGNPMRLLAITILFFMLLDTMLLQTLAHQDLPSAERVPRLNMKFDSWRMKLSWDCEENTTYLECVMIHKENGPITIIPQEKECHCEFSDYSLHDGVTLMVKVNSTQRPIPETLVYANSGGNGTAAQNFSCFIYNANFMNCSWAKGQAAPDDVQYFLYIRDSRKRRERECPHYIEDSGTHVGCHLEDLSGLTNYNYFLVNGTSQRTGVQFFDSVLSWKKIEIYSPPNNISVFCNASHCLIYWEKPKTRYRLSNMEFKYQLDIQRKSNKENSENQLIEVPGNLENSYNFPSPEPRPKHTVKIRTSDARIQKWGAWSQPIEFGICPGHVPPSIPENFPFLSPSQALPPYPSPAQSPFPPLSQRLPDGGIPIYGSPRGSVPSKNGQPTQPPEGAASARKDESLLVPTNLVHVMVPARGTETSTLGVFSPHQEGAVHSRELDYQHLPPFSSLEP, translated from the exons ATGTCGGAGCGCCgggaaactgagaaagaaaacaggtgGCCAGAGCAGAGCCCGGTGCGGTGGG GTTTTCCTCATCCTTCGGGCAACCCCATGCGACTCCTGGCCATAACCATCCTGTTCTTCATGCTGCTGGACACAATGCTCCTCCAGACTCTGGCGCATCAGG ATCTTCCAAGTGCGGAAAGGGTCCCCCGTCTAAATATGAAGTTTGATTCTTGGAGAATGAAACTGAGTTGGGACTGCGAAGAAAACACTACCTACCTCGAATGTGTGATGATTCACAAGGAGAATGGACCAATCACCATAATA CCCCAGGAGAAAGAATGTCATTGCGAGTTTTCGGATTATTCTCTCCATGATGGAGTCACGCTTATGGTTAAAGTAAATAGCACCCAAAGACCGATTCCAGAAACACTGGTCTACGCTAACTCAG GTGGGAATGGCACAGCTGCCCAGAATTTCTCCTGCTTTATCTACAATGCAAACTTCATGAACTGCAGTTGGGCAAAGGGTCAGGCTGCCCCTGATGATGTCcaatattttttgtatataagaGACTCGAG gaaaagaagggaaagagagtgtCCTCATTACATAGAAGACTCGGGAACCCATGTGGGATGTCACCTGGAAGACCTCTCGGGATTAACTAACTACAATTACTTCCTGGTGAACGGTACCAGCCAAAGGACGGGGGTCCAGTTCTTTGATTCGGTTCTGTCATGGAAGAAAATCG AAATATATAGCCCACCCAACAACATCAGCGTGTTCTGCAATGCGTCCCACTGCCTGATCTATTGGGAAAAGCCCAAGACCCGATACAGGCTGTCCAACATGGAGTTCAAATACCAGCTGGACATTCAGAGAAAG agcaATAAGGAAAACAGCGAGAATCAACTG ATTGAGGTGCCTGGTAATTTGGAGAATAGCTACAACTTCCCAAGTCCGGAGCCCAGACCCAAGCATACTGTGAAAATAAGGACCTCGGACGCACGGATCcagaagtggggtgcctggagCCAGCCCATTGAGTTTGGTATATGTCCTGGGCACgtccctccatccatccctgAGAACTTCCCATTTCTGTCCCCATCCCAGGCCCTGCCACCGTACCCGTCTCCAGCTCAGTCCCCATTCCCACCCTTGTCCCAAAGACTCCCGGATGGAGGAATTCCCATCTACGGGTCTCCAAGGGGCTCTGTTCCTTCAAAGAATGGACAACCCACCCAGCCTCCCGAAGGGGCTGCCTCAGCTAGAAAAGATGAATCACTCCTGGTCCCCACCAACCTTGTTCACGTCATGGTCCCAGCCAGGGGAACAGAGACATCCACGTTGGGCGTGTTTTCTCCTCATCAAGAGGGAGCTGTTCATTCCAGGGAACTCGATTACCAACACCTCCCGCCATTTTCCTCCCTGGAACCTTGA